In Amia ocellicauda isolate fAmiCal2 chromosome 16, fAmiCal2.hap1, whole genome shotgun sequence, the following proteins share a genomic window:
- the LOC136711567 gene encoding zinc finger and SCAN domain-containing protein 2, with product MSLSVSLNARLSSALAELLRAALWEIWKAVEETVSEHREEAARRDRDNEALRRRLQELMVAGEQAVCNWRCGADGRPEKSPGDGKGEWGSGLSGAAEGALEDSTLPDSGERAPIEQQHCELEWDSSLMQDTESTATEDKRGLSEQHRSTRTEEELGGLEIGHMAEPQTGGTTHGLGKLGSKCGPNASLAELHCTRIQCEPSEVFDHIKTEDNELELDALLKDGLCNFRMEKIPGGLCKLEPELPIDGQCETESVSLRKGLSGGSDSAVRGESLSSQRRRLRPRSSISRTHPSKETGKHQGCHHCSQCGITFSSSRNYKKHHCINTGESLYFCTQCGKSFKNATYLEIHQRIHTGQKPYCCSQCGKSFSQAPRLKSHQLVHTGEKPYCCPQCGKGFSRAGDLRRHQRIHTGERPYCCPQCGKRFSQSGSLKSHQRIHTGERPFCCPQCKKSFSRATNLRSHQRIHSDEKPHSCP from the exons ATGTCCCTGTCCGTGTCTCTGAACGCCCGTCTCTCCTCGGCGCTGGCCGAGCTGCTGAGAGCCGCCCTGTGGGAGATCTGGAAGGCGGTGGAAGAGACGGTGTCGGAGCACCGAGAGGAAGCGGCCCGCAGGGACAGAGACAACGAGGCGCTGAGACGGAGGCTGCAGGAGCTCATGGTGGCGGGAGAGCAGGCTGTGTGTAACTGGCGCTGCGGAGCGGACGGGCGGCCGGAGAAGAGCCCCGGAGACGGGAAGGGGGAGTGGGGCAGCGGACTCTCGGGAGCCGCCGAAG GAGCTTTAGAGGACAGTACTCTCCCTGACTCTGGCGAAAGGGCTCCcattgagcagcagcactgtgaGCTGGAGTGGGACTCCAGTCTGATGCAGGACACAGAGTCCACAGCTACTGAAGACAAACGGGGGCTGAGTGAGCAGCACAGGAGCACACGGACTGAAGAGGAGCTCGGGGGACTGGAGATTGGCCACATGGCAGAGCCGCAGACTGGGGGGACAACACACGGACTCGGGAAACTGGGATCTAAGTGTGGCCCCAATGCATCTCTTGCTGAGCTGCACTGTACAAGAATACAGTGTGAACCCAGTGAGGTGTTTGATCACATTAAAACAGAGGACAATGAGCTGGAGTTAGATGCTCTATTGAAAGATGGACTCTGTAATTTTAGAATGGAGAAAATTCCAGGAGGCCTCTGTAAACTGGAACCTGAGCTCCCTATAGATGGACAGTGTGAAACAGAATCCGTTTCCCTGAGGAAGGGGCTCAGTGGAgggagtgacagtgcagtgaggGGTGAGAGCCTATCATCACAGCGTAGACGGCTGCGGCCCAGATCCTCCATCTCTCGCACACACCCCTCAAAAGAAACTGGAAAACATCAGGGCTGCCATCATTGCTCTCAATGTGGTATAACTTTCAGTAGCTCTCGAAACTATAAGAAACATCACTGTATTAATACAGGAGAAAGTTTGTACTTCTGCACCcaatgtgggaagagtttcaaaAATGCAACTTATCTTGAAATTCACCAGCGCATTCATACTGGACAGAAACCGTATTGCTGCTCCcaatgtgggaagagtttcagtCAGGCACCACGCCTGAAATCTCACCAGCtcgttcacacaggagagaagccATACTGCTGcccccagtgtgggaagggcttcAGTCGTGCAGGAGATCTAAGACGACACCAAagaattcacacaggagagagaccgtactGCTGCCCCCAGTGTGGCAAGAGATTCAGTCAGTCAGGAAGCCTTAAATCTCATCAGCGCATTcatacaggagagagaccattcTGCTGCCCCCAGTGCAAGAAGAGCTTCAGTCGAGCAACAAACCTTAGAtctcaccagcgcattcacagtGATGAGAAGCCACACAGCTGCCCCTAA